GCGTACTGCCTTCCCGGGTCCGCCCGATCGGCCACGGTGCTCTCGAATGGTCTCCTGCGACTGCTGAGTGCCGATCAGCTTCGCGGGGTGATCGAGCATGAGCAGGCACATCTGCGTCAGCGCCACCACCTGGTGCTGCTCGCCTTCAAGTCGTGGCACAGTGCACTGCCGTGGTTCCCCATCGCCAATCGAGCCGAAAATGCCGTGGCTCTGCTCGTGGAGATGCTGGCAGATGATCGTGCTCGGCGTGTGGTGGATGACCGTACGCTCGCGACCGCCATCGCCCTCGTGGGCCTGGGGCAGCAGGCCGACGTGATGGCGACAGAGGCGGGAGTGGCCGTCGCCTCTCGGGCTGTCGCGGGCATGGCATCCGGCGCGGCATCCGGCCTGGAGTTTGGTCCGGCATCCGCTGAACCGCTGTTCAGCTCACGTGAACAGACCCTCGTTGCACCGCGCGTGCAGCGGCTGATGACGGCACGGGTTGCGCTTTCGCGGTCCGCAACGGTGGCCGCCCTTATGACGGCGATCGCACTCGTGATCACTCCGGCAGCGGTGCTGCTCGCGGCGTAGCGACGCGGCCTGCAACAAGACAGCCCCCCACGCGACGATGTCGGGTGAGGGGCTGGGCTTGATAAAGCCTGCTAGACCACGAGTGCTTTAGAAGAGGTCAGCCTGCTCGAGCCAACCGGTCGCGATGTCAACAGCCGACTTCTGGTCGTTGACACTCTCCGAGTTGAGGCTCACGAGGTTGTCGGCGCTGAGTGCGGCGCTGACCGCGTTCAGAACGCCCGCGGCCTTGTCATCAATCTTCTGAGACACGAGCGGCACAACGTTGTCTGCAAAGAACAGTCCGTCGGGGTCACTCAACGCCACAAGCTTGTCCGACTTGATGTTGGGGCTGGCCGTGTAGATGTTGGTCAACTGAATGGCGTTGTCCACGAGAGCCTTGACGGTGAGTGGGCCACCACCATCCTCGATGGGTGTGAAGCCGGCGGTCTCGATGCCGTACTTCTCCTTCAGTGCGGCCGGTCCATACGGACGCGTCTCGAGCACCGACGTGCCGCCGACGATGAGTGGCTCAGTGACGTTCTTCAGAGACTCAATGTCGGTCAGGTTGTACTTGGCGGCGAAGGCCTGGGTGACGGTCCAGGAGTTCTGGTCGGAGGCATCCGCCCGGTCCAGGACGCGGAGGGTGTCGGGAAGCGCAGCCTCGAGCTGGGCGTAGATCTCGTCGCTGGTGCCACCGGCGGCGTCCGGCTCGAGTGCCTGGAGCAGGCTGCCGGTGTATTCGGGGAATACATCGACGCCACCCGCTTCGAGCTCGGGCAGGTAGACCTCGCGCTGACCGATTCGGAACGTGCGCTCAACGGTGAAGCCGTTGGCTTCCAAAGCCTGCGCGTAGATTTCGGCAATAATCTCGTTCGAGTAGTAGTCCTGCGAACCCACGACAATCGTGTCGGTGGCGCTCGTGGCGTCACTTCCACTGCCCAGGGGATC
This sequence is a window from Cryobacterium sp. CG_9.6. Protein-coding genes within it:
- a CDS encoding ABC transporter substrate-binding protein encodes the protein MFIAKKGRLALISAVAVGAVVALAGCASSDPLGSGSDATSATDTIVVGSQDYYSNEIIAEIYAQALEANGFTVERTFRIGQREVYLPELEAGGVDVFPEYTGSLLQALEPDAAGGTSDEIYAQLEAALPDTLRVLDRADASDQNSWTVTQAFAAKYNLTDIESLKNVTEPLIVGGTSVLETRPYGPAALKEKYGIETAGFTPIEDGGGPLTVKALVDNAIQLTNIYTASPNIKSDKLVALSDPDGLFFADNVVPLVSQKIDDKAAGVLNAVSAALSADNLVSLNSESVNDQKSAVDIATGWLEQADLF
- a CDS encoding M56 family metallopeptidase; its protein translation is MLVSALVLGALAVALAWPVPVVLARAAWPSRSPGVALVLWHAIALAGGVSMIGSLLCYGLSPLGRDIAAGLAMLQTSLRAGTLGPGMDFPHVLALCGALLLGTHLLLNLCATFFRAERQRRRHLHLITLLSDPLPDRPGMRVIDYEAPVAYCLPGSARSATVLSNGLLRLLSADQLRGVIEHEQAHLRQRHHLVLLAFKSWHSALPWFPIANRAENAVALLVEMLADDRARRVVDDRTLATAIALVGLGQQADVMATEAGVAVASRAVAGMASGAASGLEFGPASAEPLFSSREQTLVAPRVQRLMTARVALSRSATVAALMTAIALVITPAAVLLAA